In bacterium, the following proteins share a genomic window:
- a CDS encoding M48 family metalloprotease, with translation MFIASAFLGAVSELAFASPTTGNHFQLDKENPWAAIISRTVTNLFPNSKFKWIENKSNQDSIAELEITEPLLPAISIKLKVMNSGPVNAFAMPANSAEEGSAQIILPQAILETISSTSELAFVLTHELSHIVRDHFAPELPLAMLTESQRLHISKTHRNWELQADSDAKFYLEQRGFDTSAGAKLLANIHDEATNSPTANHPTLDHRIAALAQELLPLRLK, from the coding sequence TTGTTTATCGCCAGCGCTTTTCTTGGAGCAGTTAGTGAGCTTGCGTTTGCAAGCCCCACAACTGGCAATCATTTCCAACTCGACAAAGAAAACCCTTGGGCTGCGATCATCTCTCGAACAGTCACTAATCTATTTCCCAATTCTAAATTTAAATGGATTGAAAATAAATCAAATCAAGATTCGATTGCTGAACTTGAAATTACTGAACCGCTACTACCCGCAATCAGCATCAAACTAAAAGTCATGAACTCAGGCCCAGTCAACGCATTTGCAATGCCTGCCAACAGTGCCGAAGAGGGGTCTGCACAAATTATTCTCCCTCAAGCTATTTTGGAAACAATTTCTAGCACTTCTGAATTAGCTTTTGTGCTCACGCATGAACTTTCACATATTGTACGCGATCACTTCGCACCAGAATTGCCTTTGGCGATGTTAACTGAATCCCAGCGGCTACATATTTCAAAAACTCACCGTAACTGGGAGTTACAAGCCGATAGCGACGCTAAGTTTTATCTAGAACAACGCGGATTTGATACAAGTGCCGGTGCTAAGCTCCTGGCAAACATCCACGATGAAGCAACAAATTCACCGACTGCAAATCACCCAACTCTAGATCACCGCATCGCCGCTCTGGCACAAGAGCTTCTACCCCTTAGATTGAAATAG
- a CDS encoding YifB family Mg chelatase-like AAA ATPase — protein MVAAANCAALLGIEAIGVRVEAQIFGNLRRFSIVGLPDGVVKESKDRIRCAIENSGFSFPTREVIVSLSPASVPKAGAAFDLPIALSILCAEGQLETKVLERILILGELGLDGSLKPIPGAFAVSNYAQSENFREIVLPSQTASLAALAGNVPVRAVTSLEQAIHYLRGEVELAEPDTVMTSRLANKEELLLDDVIGQHSAKRALEICAAGGHNLLMVGPPGAGKTMLAKRLPYLLPELATAEAIEVTQIHELAKRDISSEVALKTTRPFRFPHHSTSLVGLIGGGSIPTPGEISLAHRGVLFLDEFPEYPRSVLESLREPLENKKITISRANGKLEFPADFILVAAMNPCPCGKRYTLPRACKCDAGMITRYLNKLSGPLLDRIDLHVWTPQLPLAKLSEVTTSKEKPAVEHHTALKRIQAARAVQAKRFDTGLRLNAHLRSNEARMHCLLDQQSQEVLLAAAERFSLSARSYTRVLKVARTIADLAHSRQIQITHLEEALSYRLPNHFEG, from the coding sequence GTGGTTGCAGCAGCAAATTGTGCCGCTTTACTAGGAATCGAAGCAATCGGGGTGCGCGTTGAAGCCCAGATTTTTGGTAATTTGAGGCGGTTTTCTATCGTTGGCCTTCCCGACGGGGTTGTCAAAGAGTCAAAAGACCGTATTCGCTGCGCGATTGAGAATAGTGGATTTAGTTTTCCCACGCGGGAAGTAATTGTCTCCCTATCTCCGGCGTCCGTACCAAAAGCAGGTGCAGCTTTTGACTTACCAATTGCGCTTTCAATTCTTTGCGCTGAAGGACAGCTCGAAACAAAAGTGCTCGAGCGAATACTAATTCTTGGCGAACTGGGCTTAGACGGCAGCCTCAAACCAATCCCGGGAGCTTTCGCGGTTTCCAATTACGCACAATCAGAGAATTTCAGGGAAATAGTGCTACCTTCGCAAACAGCTAGCTTGGCTGCCCTGGCAGGGAATGTGCCTGTGCGCGCTGTAACTTCACTGGAGCAGGCGATTCACTATTTACGAGGAGAAGTTGAACTAGCAGAACCCGACACTGTTATGACAAGCCGCTTAGCAAACAAAGAAGAGTTACTACTTGATGATGTAATTGGTCAGCATAGTGCGAAGCGTGCTTTGGAGATTTGCGCAGCAGGTGGGCACAACTTATTGATGGTCGGCCCACCTGGCGCAGGAAAAACAATGCTCGCTAAGCGTCTGCCTTATCTCTTGCCCGAGTTGGCAACAGCAGAAGCAATTGAGGTCACACAAATTCATGAGCTCGCAAAACGCGACATCAGCTCTGAAGTTGCATTAAAAACAACTCGACCTTTCCGATTTCCTCATCACTCTACCAGTCTAGTTGGTCTAATTGGCGGTGGAAGTATTCCTACGCCAGGTGAAATTTCCTTAGCACATCGTGGGGTGTTATTCCTCGATGAATTTCCCGAATACCCGCGCTCGGTTCTTGAGTCACTTCGCGAACCGCTGGAGAACAAAAAAATCACAATCAGTCGGGCAAATGGTAAACTTGAATTCCCGGCTGACTTTATTCTTGTGGCAGCGATGAACCCTTGCCCCTGTGGCAAGCGCTACACTCTGCCACGTGCCTGCAAGTGTGATGCAGGCATGATTACGCGTTATCTCAATAAACTTTCTGGACCATTATTGGACCGCATCGACCTACACGTTTGGACTCCACAATTGCCCTTAGCAAAATTATCAGAAGTAACGACGAGCAAGGAGAAGCCTGCGGTTGAACATCATACTGCGCTCAAGCGCATTCAAGCGGCCCGCGCAGTTCAGGCTAAACGCTTTGACACGGGACTGCGCCTCAATGCGCATCTACGTAGCAACGAAGCGCGCATGCACTGCCTACTCGATCAACAAAGCCAGGAAGTTTTACTTGCGGCGGCAGAGCGCTTTTCCTTAAGCGCAAGAAGTTATACGCGGGTACTGAAAGTCGCTCGCACAATTGCTGATTTAGCTCACTCACGACAGATTCAAATCACACATCTTGAAGAGGCCCTATCCTATCGGCTACCAAATCACTTTGAAGGATAG
- a CDS encoding type II toxin-antitoxin system RelE/ParE family toxin: MNDENLEQRIDARLTRARTGNLGDFKKIGKSLYELRLHIGPGYRIYFGLDENEIIVLLIRGDKSTQSRDIKKARKNWSEYETEKTSQIY, encoded by the coding sequence TTGAATGACGAAAACTTAGAACAAAGAATTGATGCAAGACTAACTCGCGCAAGAACCGGTAATTTAGGGGATTTTAAAAAGATCGGTAAAAGCCTTTACGAATTACGACTACATATAGGTCCAGGATATAGGATATATTTTGGCCTAGACGAAAACGAAATTATTGTTCTGCTTATCAGAGGCGACAAAAGTACACAGTCAAGGGATATCAAAAAAGCAAGAAAAAATTGGTCAGAGTATGAAACGGAAAAAACAAGCCAAATCTATTGA
- a CDS encoding transcriptional regulator has product MKRKKQAKSIDYQEVLLKKLKNMNYAAGYLTACYEEGTDAFLLGIKDVVEANGGFKELANETELNRENLYYMLSKRGNPRLNSLHLVLNKLGFEVSFKPKSKAA; this is encoded by the coding sequence ATGAAACGGAAAAAACAAGCCAAATCTATTGATTATCAAGAAGTTTTGCTAAAAAAACTTAAAAATATGAATTACGCTGCTGGATATTTAACTGCCTGTTACGAAGAAGGTACAGACGCATTTCTGCTTGGCATTAAAGATGTGGTTGAAGCTAATGGCGGGTTTAAAGAACTTGCCAATGAAACCGAACTAAACCGTGAAAATTTATACTACATGCTCTCGAAACGAGGGAATCCACGTCTCAATAGCTTACATTTAGTGCTAAACAAGCTGGGATTTGAAGTCTCATTTAAACCAAAGTCCAAAGCTGCCTAA
- a CDS encoding DMT family transporter, giving the protein MSDPATDKSQKKLGLTLGFIGALLWGIFPITTMVLTTTLKPLATTALSTLIAALFFAIIITVKKSWDKFYFTQTWRAMVGASLFIGVSYYALIYWASNQTNPGNVAILILMEIPFSILILRYLGHETLSSREIIGALVMISGALFVLIPGWSNPAKSWLVEAALVGATLLPPFVNNLIKEARKVTSAIHLMFMRSLIAGSILLLLSHYLEGSIEISSISEILPLLLFQGIVLMGIEKVAFIESINLIPISINLALHCSSALFTLILMYFFLDHTSTWYQIAAIIPLAIGTYLLSTADETPTQTPL; this is encoded by the coding sequence ATGTCCGATCCCGCTACCGATAAAAGTCAAAAAAAATTAGGCTTAACGCTGGGTTTTATTGGGGCGTTACTTTGGGGCATTTTCCCGATCACGACAATGGTTTTAACTACGACACTAAAACCACTGGCAACAACTGCATTAAGCACATTAATTGCCGCGCTATTTTTTGCGATCATTATTACAGTCAAAAAATCCTGGGATAAATTTTATTTCACTCAGACCTGGCGGGCTATGGTCGGGGCCTCACTGTTTATCGGAGTTAGCTATTACGCTCTGATTTACTGGGCCAGCAATCAAACAAATCCTGGGAATGTGGCAATTTTAATTTTAATGGAAATTCCTTTCAGCATTTTGATTCTGCGCTATCTCGGACATGAAACTCTATCATCCAGAGAAATAATCGGTGCCTTGGTGATGATTAGCGGCGCACTATTTGTCCTCATCCCCGGGTGGTCAAACCCAGCCAAGTCTTGGCTGGTCGAGGCGGCCCTAGTCGGCGCTACCTTACTGCCTCCATTTGTTAATAATTTGATCAAGGAGGCGCGTAAGGTAACCTCGGCAATACATCTGATGTTCATGCGCAGTTTAATTGCCGGTAGCATTTTGCTGCTACTTTCACACTATCTAGAAGGCAGTATAGAGATTTCCAGTATTAGCGAAATCTTGCCACTATTACTCTTTCAGGGAATCGTCTTGATGGGCATAGAAAAAGTAGCATTTATTGAATCGATTAATTTAATTCCGATTTCGATTAACTTGGCACTACATTGTAGCTCTGCTCTTTTTACCTTGATCTTGATGTATTTCTTTCTCGATCACACCAGCACATGGTATCAGATTGCAGCAATTATTCCTTTAGCAATTGGCACGTATCTACTAAGCACTGCAGATGAAACACCTACACAAACTCCGTTATGA
- the pdxH gene encoding pyridoxamine 5'-phosphate oxidase, with protein sequence MKHLHKLRYEYRVGSLDENSSGDDPLKLFEKWLRAACKTHPKDPNAMVLSSVDKFRRPASRVVLLKEFSQRGFVFFTNYESRKGQELKKNPYVATTFFWPLLERQVRIEGSITKLSSKENQAYFAARPRDAQLSAWASSQSDQVSSRKVLEQNLKTLEQAFQDRKIPCPPYWGGYLIKPRSIEFWQGRENRLHDRIVFSRSGKTWKKSRISP encoded by the coding sequence ATGAAACACCTACACAAACTCCGTTATGAATATCGAGTCGGGTCGCTGGATGAGAATTCTTCCGGTGACGACCCTTTAAAGCTTTTTGAAAAGTGGCTACGCGCTGCCTGCAAAACTCATCCCAAGGATCCAAACGCCATGGTTTTGTCATCTGTCGACAAATTTCGTCGCCCTGCTAGTCGAGTGGTACTACTCAAGGAGTTCAGCCAACGTGGGTTTGTATTTTTCACGAATTATGAAAGTCGGAAAGGTCAAGAATTAAAGAAAAACCCCTATGTTGCCACAACCTTTTTCTGGCCACTCCTGGAAAGGCAAGTTCGCATTGAAGGATCAATTACAAAGCTGAGCAGCAAGGAGAATCAAGCATATTTTGCAGCCCGACCACGCGATGCTCAACTTAGTGCCTGGGCATCAAGCCAAAGCGATCAAGTTAGTTCGCGCAAGGTTCTGGAGCAGAATCTAAAAACTCTGGAACAAGCATTTCAGGACCGCAAAATCCCCTGCCCACCATACTGGGGTGGCTATCTAATTAAGCCGCGCTCAATTGAGTTTTGGCAAGGTAGAGAAAATCGCTTACATGATAGGATTGTATTTTCTCGATCAGGTAAAACCTGGAAAAAATCTAGAATTTCTCCTTAA
- a CDS encoding amino acid ABC transporter substrate-binding protein, with the protein MIIFFLLFLCASTSKSYADTGALKIGIIASLSGPAGEQGKNWLAGAELAVDDLKQKGINLELVVEDDATETKRVATAFTKLATQDKVSAIVGGTWDYLAEVAYPLALKHQIPFLTPTNAVEFLSEETKKNPFVFTNALTLAAEKEVLRDFILATKPQAYALIYAQHPFAVAHAELVKSLAEQYKLALSFSAEILLESYSDTLKTAALKVKQYNPELVYIIADYQGLDLFTRELARLKSNPRILTVQHLDQAFDLARDPSRFRNSFAAYPDYDQAFDQKFIAKFNAKPRVFAAHGYDAVMFLALALSAGIKLEDSSATFSYQGVTGEHLLPTRKRALVTNRAVLMTTQAGRFEKFSSLNLATKKMPDREH; encoded by the coding sequence GTGATCATATTTTTTTTACTTTTCTTGTGCGCAAGCACTTCAAAGTCATACGCCGATACGGGGGCTCTAAAAATCGGCATCATCGCCAGTCTCTCTGGGCCAGCCGGCGAACAAGGCAAGAACTGGCTCGCAGGAGCAGAACTTGCCGTTGATGATTTGAAGCAAAAAGGCATTAATCTAGAACTAGTAGTTGAAGATGACGCCACGGAAACTAAACGTGTCGCAACGGCATTTACAAAACTTGCAACTCAGGACAAAGTTTCTGCAATTGTCGGGGGAACTTGGGATTATCTAGCAGAAGTTGCTTATCCACTGGCGCTCAAGCATCAAATTCCTTTTCTCACGCCAACAAATGCTGTTGAATTTCTATCCGAAGAAACTAAGAAAAATCCTTTCGTCTTTACTAACGCTTTAACACTAGCAGCAGAAAAAGAAGTCTTGAGAGATTTTATTCTTGCTACCAAGCCACAAGCATACGCCCTGATCTATGCCCAACATCCCTTTGCCGTGGCACATGCCGAGCTTGTGAAATCACTTGCCGAACAATACAAGCTCGCACTTTCCTTCTCAGCAGAGATTTTATTAGAAAGTTACAGCGATACGCTCAAAACCGCAGCACTTAAAGTCAAGCAATATAATCCAGAGCTGGTTTATATCATTGCTGATTACCAAGGATTAGATCTTTTCACCCGCGAGCTAGCACGTTTAAAATCAAACCCGAGAATCTTAACCGTGCAACACCTCGATCAAGCTTTTGACTTAGCACGAGACCCTTCTCGCTTTCGTAATAGCTTTGCGGCATACCCAGACTATGATCAAGCGTTTGACCAGAAATTTATCGCAAAATTTAATGCCAAACCTCGAGTTTTTGCTGCGCATGGTTATGATGCAGTGATGTTTTTAGCGCTTGCTCTGTCAGCCGGAATAAAACTGGAAGACTCTAGTGCAACTTTTAGCTATCAAGGAGTAACCGGGGAACACCTACTTCCAACACGCAAGCGGGCGCTGGTCACAAATCGCGCAGTACTCATGACAACTCAAGCTGGTAGATTTGAAAAGTTTTCAAGTTTGAACTTGGCTACGAAAAAAATGCCGGATCGGGAGCATTAG